gggtcgaactcccacaaattgaatgcccgtctttgacatgggaggatccggtggaagagcatgacttggaccacgttgacgagcttgattttctagCTCGTCATGTTTTTGACGCATgtctggagtccgatcagctctaccgaggaaccccaggataggcccttctctttccaggaggtgagccgcatggggattccgggttgaaattcgggggccgccacccagttggtgtcgcgcggctcggtgatgtagaaccaccccgattgccacccctttacggtctccacataggagccttcgagccaggtgacgttgggcatcttgcccaccatggcgcctccgcactccgcttgctggccgaccaccaccttctgtttaacgttgaaggtcttcagccacaggccgaagtggggcttgatgcggaggaaggcctcgcacacgacgataaacgccgagatgttgaggatgaaattgggggccagatcgtgaaagtccagcccgtagtagaacatgagcctgcggacaaacgggtggaggggaaatcccagtccgcggacgaagtgggtaagaaataccaccctctcatggggttctggagtagggacgatctgccccgcatctggcagccggtgcgcgatatccgcggccaggtatccggctccccgcagctttgtgatgtcctcctccgtaacggaggagaccatccacttgcctcccgctccggacatgcttggagtggtttgaggagaaaaacgcgaacttgggtgctggagctcgagtgcgcaagaatggatgagcaaggaggaagaaggcgtgggtgaaaaaggtgaatcctcgtccctttataagggcggaagaaactatgcgcctccccacctgcctggtaaactcgcttattccccaagcgtcgtaattgatggcgcggttaggttacccacatccgtattgatgagaatcccgtgataaggggacacgatctctacttcgacaagacgtgccaagaaaaccgcctcgcgatatgtgcagtggctggttgagaaaaacggttcgaataatgaccgggccgtggtgtgatgtcatgctgccgaatgtgtcagcagattagatttgtggaaatattattctctctacggtggtatgtggaatttgttttgcagagccggacactatccttgtgtccaaaatcttctatggagtattcggaggaagaacccgccttgcaatgccgaagacaatctgcgcgccggactcatcgtcattgaagcctggttcaggggctactgagggagtcctggattagggggtcctcggacagccggactatatcctttggccggactgttggactatgaagatacaagattgaagacttcgtcccgtgtccggatgggactctccttggcgtggaaggcaagcttggcaatatggatatgtagatctcctcccttgtaaccgactctgtgtaaccctagcctcctccggtgtctatataaaccggagggtttagtccgtaggacaacaacaatcataccataggctagcttctagggtttagcctctacgatctcgtggtagatcaactcttgtaatactcatatcatcaagatcaatcaagcaggaagtagggtattacctccatcgagagggcccaaacctgggtgaacatcgtgtcccccgcctcctgttaccatccgccttagacgcacagtacgggaccccctacccgagatccgtcggttttgacaccgacacacaccgCACCAGCAGGCCATGTTCGCGGCTCCGTCGCCACCGCCCTCGTCGTACAACTACGGGGCTCCTCCTCCTGGTTTCGGCAGCCCCGGAGCGAGCTCGTCCACGCCTCCTCACCAGGCCTGGGACATGGCCTCGCTGCAGGCCGCCCTCCACAGTGCCTCGGCCGGCCCTTCGTCATCTGGGAGTGCACCGGAGTGGTACCTCGACTCCGGCGCTGCGTCCCACATGACCTCCTCGCCGGTAATCTTCTCTCTGCTCGCCCCTCCTCTACTGATGCACACATCATCGTCGGCAGCGGTGAGCGCCTGCCCATCACCCATGTTGGCACTGGCTCGCTGATCACCGGCACATCCCCTATTCCTCTTCGCAATATTCTCGTTTCTCCTTCTCTTGTCAAAAATCTACTTTCAGTTCGCCAGCTTTGCCGTGATTATCCCATCTCTTTTGAATTTGACACGCGTGTCTTTTCTGTAAAGGACCTTCAAACCAGGGTGGTGATTCTCCGATGTGATTCCGACGGCGACCTCTACCCTGTTGTGCGGcccaaactcccccccccccttgtgcaTCTTCGCCGGCGTCGCTGCGACCGACCTGTAGCACCAACGCCTTGAGCATCCCGGTGCGACCTCGCTTCGCGCCATCGCTGATGATCTGCACCTGTAGTTCAGCCGCGAGCCGCCCTTCTGTCATGCCTGTCGCTTGGGAAAGCACATTAGACTTCCGTTTCAGTCATCTAGCACCACTAGCTTTTTTCCTTTCCAGCTTTTACATCTTGATGTATGGACATCTCCCGTTGTAAGCACCTCAGGCTATCAATTTTACTTAGTTGTGCTCGATGATTTTAGTCACTACGTCTGGACGTTCCCtctgaaacataagtccgaaactcTCTCTGTCCTCACTGATTTCTTCACTTATGTTCAGACCCAGTTTCAGCTTCCTGTCCTTGTGCTTCAGACCGACAACGGGCGCCAGTTCGACAGCGCCGCCGTGCGCGCCTTGCTTGCACGCCATGGCACTCATTTCCGCCTCACCTGTCCGTACACGAGCCAGCAGAACGGCAAGGCTGAACGTGTCCTTCGCACACTCAACGACGGGGTGCGCTCGCTCCTCTGTCATGCGTCGATGTCGCCGCGATTCTGAGCTGAGGCCCTGAACACCTCCACATACCTCATCAATCGCCGGCCGTGCCGCGCCTCGGCGCCTTGCACTCCGCACAAGCTTCTGCTCGGTGTCGCCCCGGACTACTCCCAGCTTCGTGTCTTTGGATGCTTGTGCTATCCGAATATCACTGCTACTACTTGCCACAAGCTTGAGCCTCGGTCTATCGCCTGCGTCTTCCTCGGATATCCTTCTGATCACGGAGGTTTTCGCTGCTTCGATCCGGTCTCGCGCCACGTCCTGACTTCCCGCCATGTCCTCTTTCATGAAACAGTCTTTCCCTTCTCAACACCACCGCCTGCTCCTTTGTCCACGCAGCCTGCATCGCCCGCTTCGTCCCCTGTCCTGCAGGTCACGCTCGTGATCAGGAGCCGTGATGTGCCCGCGCTTTTGCCTGGTTCAAGCTCAGGCGTTGGATCCTCATCGGATGCCTCGGCATCGCCTGCGCCAAGCGCGCCCTCGACACATTCAAGCTCCACCGGCGGATCTCCCACGACCGGCTCGTCTTCACCGACTGCTGCCCCGCGCAGCCCCAACCTCGCCGCGGGCTCTTCGATGGGCGGCTCGGCCACGTCTTCGTCAAGAACTTTTGCGTCCACTGGGTGCGCGGGCGTCTCCATCAACAGCGTCGCGCCACCGGCGCCGCGCGCACCGCCCGTCGCGCCACCAGCACCCATGGTCACGCGGGCTCAACGCGGCATCTTCCGCCCCAACCCGCGCTACTACGATGCGGCCGCTGCCTCGACATCTACTTCCTCGGCGTCCTCGTCGGTCTCGCCGGTTCCCAGCTCCGTCCGCGCTGCCGTCCGCGACCCGCACTGGCTCGCCGCCATGCAAGATGAGTATGACGCTCTCGTTCGCAACCGTACGTGGGAGCTGGTGTCGCCCCCCCCCCCGTGCTAACTTGATCACTGGGAAATGGATCTTCAAGCACAAAACCAACGCCAGCGGTGCGTTTGCCCGCTACAAAGCACGCTGGGTCGTGCGTGGGTTCCGCCAGCGCGCCGGCATCAACTACGGCGAAACGTTCTCCCCCGTTGTCAAGCCGGCGACGATCCGTATGGTGCTCACCCTGGCCGTGTCGCGTGGTTGGCCCGTGCACCAACTCGACGTGTCCAACGCGTTTCTTCACGGCACCTTGGAGGAGGAAGTTTACTGCCAGCAGCCTGCCGGCTTCATCGACCCGGCCAAGCCAGAACAAGTCTGCCGCCTCTCCAAGTCCTTGTACGGGCTGAAGCAGGCGCCCCGTGCCTGGTTCCTCCGCTTCACCGGCTTCGTTCGCTCGATTGGCTTCACTGCCACGCGCTCGGACTCTTCACTTTTCGGCACGGCGACGACACGGCGTTCCTCctcctctacgtcgacgacatcgtgctCACCGCATCCTCGCACGCCGTGCTCCACCGTGTCATCACGCGTCTCATTGGCGAGTTTGCGATGAAGGACCTGGGCTCCCTCCACTTCTTCCTCGGGATCCGTGTCACGCGCACCTCGGCTGGGTTCTTCCTGTCCCAGCACCAGTACGCTGAAGAACTCCTGGATCGTGCCGGCATGGACACCTACCGTCCCTCGCCGACGCCCATTGACACGAAGAGCAAGCTTCCCTCGGCTGACGGGGCGTGCGTTGCCGACCCGTCCGCGTACCGGAGCATCGCCGGCGCTCTCCAGTACCTCGCCATCACGCGGCCCGAGATCGCCTACGCCATGCAGCAGATATGCCTCCACATGCATGACCCGCGCGAGTGCCATCTCGCGCTCGTCAAGCGCGTGCTCCGGTACAATGCCCGGCTCGTGTGCACTCGGCCTTCATCTCCGCGCCTCGAGCACTCTGGATCTCCGCGCATTCACCGACGCGGACTAggccggctgccccgacacgcGCCGCTCCACGTCCGGCTTCTGTGTTTACCTCGGCGATGCACTCATCTCCTGGTCCTCCAAGCGCCAAGCAACCGTCTCGCGATCCAGCGCCGAGGCCGAACACCGCGGCGTCGCCAACGCCATTGCTGAGTGCATTTGGCTCCGCCAGCTTCTCGGTGAGCTCTTCGCTCCGGTGACCAAGGCGACGCTGGTGTACTACGACAACGTGTCTGCCGTCTACTTGTCGGCCAACCCcgtgcatcatcgacggaccaagcacGTGGAGCTCGACATCCTCTTCGTCCGCGAGCGCGTCGCCCTCGGCCAGTTTCGTGTTCTTCACATCCCCACGCGTCAACAACTCGCCGACATCATGACCAAAGGCCTGCCGTCGGACGTTTTGTCGGAGTTCCGATTCAGTCTTTGCGTCGCCGGCGACGACGTCACGACTGCGcgcggggtgtgtgtgtgtgtgtgtgtgtgtgtgtgtgtgtgtgtgttagactGTACTGCTCTTGTATATCGCATGTGTATACGTACAGCCGCTAGCGTACGGTGTAGAGCGTGTGTGTGATCGTGGCGCCCTCCTGCAGTGTTAGTGGCGCACGATCTCTAGTAGTGGAGCACCCATGATCTCCCTGGGCTGCCGTCCTGTAAGTGTATATATGGCACTGCCTAGAGCATAATCGATCGTTGTGATCAGTTCTCCCTAATCTTCTCAGCTTACAATGATGTCGAGGTGTTGACGTGCAACTCAACATGGACGGTGGTCGTAATCCGATGGGATGGGTGGGAGGTGTGTGATGTTTTGGATGAAAATCATGCCTAGCTTCGGCTGGTGCTTGCGATGACGGCATCTGTGGGTGTCGTTCCCCTCCTTAGAGGCGTCCCTGAGGTGTGTCAGCATCTTTCCCCTTGTTAGGCCCTTGTTAGGGTTCTTGTCTCCTGGCAAAAGCCTAGTTTCGTTGCTAGACCGACAATGGAGGCATCTTGTGTCTTGGCGTCATTACTCTGTTGGAAGCATCGTGTGTTGAGACATGGTCTGGAGGTTCTGTGTCATGGTTCTACGGTGCTTGCCGATGATTTGAGTTTATCTTCATGGTCGCTATGTTCGCAGCTTGCCAGTGTATCCAAGACGATGGCTTTCTCGGGTCCGAATGCGTCACGCTACCCCACTCGTCGTCTCCTCTTAGGCATTCCAAGATGGTTAGTGCGACTGACAAAGAAAGTTCGTTTGTAGTTGTTGTTCTTCGAGATGGTCGGTGCTGATCGAGACGTGGTTTAGGATAGACATCTTTGTGTTTTATATGTGCTAGTTATGGTGGCTAATCTTTTGTAGCGTGGATGTGTAGTTTCAACTAAACTTGTTGTTCGCAGCAAGGTATAGTCTCTTGTACTTGTCTTCTGCCTTGATAAAAATATGGTACACCTAGACGTCCTCTCAAAAAAATATAATACTTTGTTTCTAGTCATTTTGTTAGTGCTTGGCCATAATAAGAAAGTAAAGATCTCTTCGTTTTCAAAAGAAGGTTGCCGAACAACATCCTCTGCGTCGACGTCTTCTTGGCTTCCATGATTCAGAATTCCCTCAAGAAAAAGACATGCTTCCGAATTATTAAGAAGTTGAGTTTCAGTTACTATACTACTACGCACCCTAGCACATCTTGCACACTGAACATTCGAATGCAGGTAAATGATGGGGTCTCAATTGCAAGATATTGCCAGCTCCTGCGCAAACAAACACACCATGAGATGACTTCTTTCTAACCAAGGATTTACACGAACGTATTTGCCTCGAAATGTCAGGTGAGCGAACTAGGATACAAAGACAAAACTATCCAATAAACCTTGACAAATTCAACTGAGAAAGCTGAACCTACAAATATATTCTGTCCCAAGATGCATTTTCTTCCATGCATGCTCCATAAGATTAAGGTGCACACATTGACAAAGAAACTTGAACCAGAAAAACAGAATCCATGGCGTTACCTTCGTCGTGGTCATGCCTTCCTTAGCGCTTTCAAGAGCGTCAATGCCACCGTACCAAACAGCCTTCTGGGCTGATAATTAACTTTTGGCTGCAgagttccgcccatgaacataGATGCTTGGCCTGTTGATTTATCCAAGATATTGACCCCATAAGCCTTCTCCCTAAGAGCGCACCACTTCGCACCAAGCTCTGACGTTAACACTGATCTCTGCAATGGGAAGAAACTTCTCCTTGCAAATTTGAGCTCCCATCCCCTGGGATCTTTCTTCACTTTAGGCTGGCTCACAGGTCAATCAAGATCTTTCTAAATGTCAGAAATCCCAAAACCCCACTGCAAACATTATAAAAATGCTAGTCGGACTACAATAGAAACCTAAGTTCTACTCCTAATATTTTTATGGAACCAGATATTATTGACGAAGATACACCACTTCAAAATTTAACATAATCAAGTCACGCACCCGTGGTATTAAAAAGAAGAGGGTTATCACATAATTTAGTCACAAAATCAGTAACACTATAAAAACCATGCATGTTGAAAAATAGCAAGTGTCAGTAATAACTGTCCACAAGACAGTACACTTCAAACCAATGTTCTAACCAAATAAAACGTAAATAGCATCGGTTTCTTGCATGAGGGCTTGGGAGTATGTAATGGTGTTCCATCATTATTCGAGTATCTTTACCTTTCCATTTCGCAGACAAGGCTCTTTCAGGCCTGCTTTGATCCTAGCCATCACCTCTGTTTTCCATCACAGATAATTAGTGTTTAAATTCTCAATTTCTGAAAGAAATACTTCAACCAATACACGCACCAAATTTGTGAGGTTTCTCTCGAATGGATAGCACATCCTTATAGGGGCAGCTTCAAGAACAAGAAAAAGGATGACCATCATAAGTATGCAAAGTTACGATCAGAGAAATGGAAGGGGTGTGTAGAAATGTACAGATTTCCAATATCTATGCCATCTCCAGTAGAACAAAAACCATGATCCTTCAGAATCAGTGTAACATGTTCAAAGACCTCCGCATGGGCCACTTCTATGACACACGGCATCTGCATGAcatttttgagagagagagagagatgatagAAATAGAAAGTATTGTTTGCAATGGAAACACACAGCAAATAGTACCACTGTTTGTAAATACACGAATTCCAACATAGCCAAACTTTTCTAACTTTGACTACCTAACATATATGAGAACAACAAATTAGGTTgggactcactagtagaaaaaggggctttggttcggccagaaaagagcattaataccggttgcattacgaaccgggactaatgctcacattagtcccggttcgagcggcgagggcaccgtacaggcattactcccggttcaaatgggacctttagtcccggttggtgccacgaaccggtactaaagggtgcgatgcccattagtaccggttcgtggaaggTGCAAATTCCAAAtcctactcccccccccccccccggtgtatcgccttttcagttttgtaaaaagcaaaagaaaatgataaaaacttcaaaagttaAAATCCTTTGACATGTAGTTATGTTaccacatctactagttaggaaaatttaaaaacttaaatttggacatgttttgcaaaaactgtagggaaaatgtaaaacagctataacttttgcatacgatgtcagaaaaaaacgtataatatatcaaaatgttcagcacgaaaatccgcatccgattttgacagcctacagcctgtttgcaaatttttagaatcctcaaattccaaaaggaaaaaaagttatgctcaaatttcagttttttttaattttcgttaaatctggtcaaactatggtcaaactacttattcaagaagtattaatgttactaaataattattcaaggatattagtgttactaaataattatttcagtttttttgaattttggtcaaatctggtcaaactatggtcaaagtacttattcaagaaatattagtgttactaaataattattgttttttagaacaatagtttcaaactcaaatagtgaaatgtgtgacttcatgctcaagctaaactcctgagggttaataggattgacatttactattgtcaggaaaacaacaagtgcagacttggaaacgagggagaatagaacccggaagttaagcgtgctcaggctgggggagtgggaggatgggtgaccgttcgggaagttagatgatttggaacgatgaggggtgattagagattaaattgaggagtgattagagattagaggttaaaataattcagaaattggaaaattgagaaaaaattcaaaaaaaaatccttcagtaccggttggtgttaccaaccgggactaaaggtggacttccaaaaaaaatcctttagtaccggttggtgttaccaaccgggactaaaggtggacttccaggcagcagccacgtggagggcctttagtcctggttcgtataagaatcgggactaaagggtgggacctttagtaacgaccctttagtcccggttccagaaccgggactaaaggccctctagaaccgggacaaaaggccctttttctactagtgactgtaGTATCATTAGTTCGTTATAGATGAAAAATATTcctcacaaatttaaaaaaaatccactAAAAATACGGGCACAAAAACAAAGGTCAATGTCTAACATGTTATGTATTTACGAACGGAGTAATGCAAGTTTAAAGACAGGAGACCTATTTACATTCTGGAAAACATGTACTAAACACGTGTTATGAAATTTATTTGATTTCGTAGTTAATAAAACATGAATGTTCAGCTCACTTCCCAGTATTTAGTGATTATATGTTGTAAGCTGGAACAACGATCTATTAAGGCTCCATGACACCTACCAAATGCTTGATAGTAATTAGGTTCTCAGAAATTGGAACAATGTCAGTAATTTCAAGCTTTGTAGTATCTAATCAGATTAATGCAGTGATATGCAtatatttagtactccctccgatccatactaattgtcgctgatttagtactactttgtactaaatcagcgacaattaatatggctCGGATGGAGTAGAAATAATAAGGAAATGATGGTATCGTAACTGCGACTACGAGGTTTTTACCTTCGGATGAGACTGCATGTAAGCATCAAGAGCTTCACCAGCTTTAGAAATTACATGAACAAGATTCAATGTAACATAAAAAAGCTTATTTTTCACATCTAGTGGCTCCATTTCCAGTGTGTTTTTGCACATCTCCAAACTTATAGCAGTAATGTTGTCCAGAACATAGTTAGTGATAGTACCAAACCCATCTCGCTTACTACTCCCCCCATCCCTTGCAGGAAGATAGCCCGCGGATCTGCTTTTGAGCTGCTAGGAGCAAAACAACTGCATGGACGATCTTTCCATCTCCTATGTACTTGCAGAGCTCATCTAACAGATTATCTGTGTGGTTGGCTAGCAGCCTAGTCGTATCCAAGAAGAGTTTCTGCAAAACAATGAACATGGAAGAAGAACTTGGTTCAATTTGTAAACAAAATCAAAATTTCAGAAGTTAACTTAAATAGTTCTCTGTTCATTAAAAATTAGTAATGTCAAAGGACATGTACATACACATACGGACAGTGTAATACAGAGAACTGCATACTCTGAAAAGTGCAGTTGTAAGAATGTAATGTCCTTGGGACTTAGGTAttgctatatactccctccgttcctttatataaggtgtattgttttttcaaaagtcaaacaggagcatgtttgaccaagtttttagaaaaacatatcaacatctacaatacaaaatttatatcatttgatccatcatgaaaaATAGTTTGTACAAGGATAGATGCGAAACAAACCATTTCGGGTAGGCACAGGACGTGAATAAGCTTGAGGATATAGTTGAAATCTGCCTGGCTCCAGCCCACTTGCTGTTGATTAGGATTCAGACTGTCCTCAAGGTACTTATGCATGCAAGTGTTCTCAACCGCAACATGGAGTGGGAGTAGGTTACCGGTGACCACATCACCAGATGTGCGTAAATTGGCCGACGCACCATGGCGCAAGAGCAACTCAATCATATCAACAGAGAACATATCAGCAGCTCGGTGGAGGGGAAAGAACCCATATCGTGTCATGCAGTTGGGATTGGCTCGGAACCCGTGAAGCTCAGGATGCTTACCAACCAGGATAACTTTGGCACATCGTACTGCATCATACACGACTATTTGGTTCAAAGTTTCTGGCGTGATGATGAAACCCCAAGTCATGCCGATTCCATTCTCATTGAAGAAACAGAGGAAAGATCGGACATTGTCCTTTTCCAAGATTGGCACCAAGTGGTGTAACACATCAAAGAGCGCATCATTTGTGAACTGCATTGACCCATTCACAAATAAGGGTGAAAGGAAATCAATTAACAGAAATGTTGCAATAGGAAATTCAGATACTCAAAAATTCTGCAGGTCAATTGCAAAAAAACCTGCGGACTGTGGTCTGGGATGATTATAGTGGTTGCACTGGAGTTAGTCCTTGTTTTGTTTATCAACTGTGAGAGAGAATGCCACCGTCAAGATCTGTATGGCTACGGAAAGAAACAATTAGTAGAAAAACATTATAAAGGTGGTTAGTTACTGcacctcctcccccgcctcccCATTGCACGGG
This region of Triticum aestivum cultivar Chinese Spring chromosome 2D, IWGSC CS RefSeq v2.1, whole genome shotgun sequence genomic DNA includes:
- the LOC123048882 gene encoding uncharacterized protein encodes the protein MDGPCNGEAGEELINKTRTNSSATTIIIPDHSPQFTNDALFDVLHHLVPILEKDNVRSFLCFFNENGIGMTWGFIITPETLNQIVVYDAVRCAKVILVGKHPELHGFRANPNCMTRYGFFPLHRAADMFSVDMIELLLRHGASANLRTSGDVVTGNLLPLHVAVENTCMHKYLEDSLNPNQQQVGWSQADFNYILKLIHVLCLPEMKLFLDTTRLLANHTDNLLDELCKYIGDGKIVHAVVLLLAAQKQIRGLSSCKGWGE